A single region of the Vagococcus teuberi genome encodes:
- the trhA gene encoding PAQR family membrane homeostasis protein TrhA: MHNPSFSKKYLIVNEVFNAITHGIGTGLSIAGLVLLIIKGVQMNSPIRIVSYSIFGASMILLFLFSTLFHSLIFTKAKKVFQVFDHSSIYLLIAGSYTPYSLVTIGGTLGWTMFIIIWVLAISGIVYKSIFLQKRGKADYFLYILMGWLCVIAIKPLYEGLGFNGLLLLVLGGVSYTAGTFFYSKQHLKFMHVIWHLFVLAGAIFIFFSVYLYT; encoded by the coding sequence ATGCACAATCCATCTTTTTCAAAAAAATATCTAATTGTAAACGAGGTATTCAATGCTATCACTCACGGTATTGGGACTGGCCTTAGTATTGCTGGCCTTGTTTTACTTATTATAAAGGGTGTTCAAATGAATTCACCAATTCGTATTGTTTCTTACTCTATCTTTGGTGCATCTATGATCCTTCTATTTTTATTTTCAACTTTATTTCATAGTTTAATTTTTACTAAAGCTAAAAAAGTTTTTCAAGTGTTTGATCACAGTTCAATTTATTTACTAATTGCAGGAAGTTATACTCCCTATAGTTTAGTTACGATTGGTGGAACGCTTGGCTGGACGATGTTTATCATTATATGGGTACTTGCCATATCAGGAATTGTTTATAAATCTATCTTCCTACAAAAGCGAGGAAAAGCAGATTATTTTCTTTATATATTGATGGGTTGGTTATGTGTCATTGCCATCAAACCACTATATGAAGGACTTGGATTTAACGGCCTCCTATTATTGGTACTAGGCGGGGTATCTTATACTGCTGGAACTTTTTTCTATAGCAAACAACATTTAAAATTTATGCACGTTATCTGGCACTTATTCGTGTTAGCAGGTGCTATATTCATTTTCTTTTCTGTCTATCTTTATACTTAG
- a CDS encoding FtsW/RodA/SpoVE family cell cycle protein — protein MKRREYQQKNNFNYALLLPIFLMLILSIWVQYWVAYYDQNNPVKQALKQLTFVGLGTVLMFSVKYIKRDFIWKAVPWFYVFSLLLMGSLYFFYDPHMYELTNTKRWLDIFGFQFQPSEIAKTAYILFMSKELVKYNKNVPVKDLHSDINMVKKLFLYSLPLFFLMFVQKDFGTSLVFICVLGALIIASGINWRIVAVLGGISALLGGTLIFLVFTEFGQSILSSLHFKEYQLNRIRAWVDPFEYATSIAYQQVQGLLAIGSGGMFGTGTTGVQVYVPVRESDMIFTFIGEAYGFVGATAVILLYFYLFFQIFYTGIRSNSTFNIYICVGIVFMLVFQTVENIGASIGLLPLTGIPLPFLSQGGTALVSTMLALGLIFGMDSKQ, from the coding sequence ATGAAGCGACGAGAATATCAACAAAAAAATAATTTTAATTACGCCTTATTACTGCCAATTTTTTTAATGCTTATTTTAAGTATTTGGGTTCAGTATTGGGTAGCCTACTATGATCAAAATAATCCGGTAAAACAAGCACTTAAACAGCTCACCTTTGTTGGATTAGGGACTGTTTTAATGTTTAGCGTTAAATACATTAAGAGAGACTTTATTTGGAAGGCCGTTCCTTGGTTTTATGTTTTTTCTCTTCTATTGATGGGGTCACTGTATTTTTTCTATGATCCACATATGTATGAGTTAACAAACACCAAACGTTGGTTGGATATTTTCGGATTTCAATTCCAACCATCAGAAATTGCTAAAACAGCCTATATCCTGTTTATGTCAAAAGAGTTGGTAAAATATAATAAAAATGTTCCTGTTAAAGACTTGCATAGCGATATTAATATGGTAAAAAAACTCTTTTTATATTCGTTACCTCTTTTCTTTTTAATGTTTGTCCAAAAAGATTTTGGTACAAGTCTTGTGTTTATTTGCGTTCTGGGTGCACTAATAATAGCATCTGGAATTAATTGGCGTATTGTCGCCGTATTAGGTGGGATTTCTGCTTTACTAGGTGGAACACTTATCTTTTTAGTATTCACTGAGTTCGGACAATCGATTCTATCTTCACTGCATTTCAAAGAATACCAATTAAACCGTATTAGAGCGTGGGTAGATCCTTTTGAGTATGCAACGTCTATTGCGTATCAACAAGTACAAGGATTACTTGCTATTGGCTCAGGTGGGATGTTTGGAACTGGAACGACAGGGGTACAAGTTTATGTTCCCGTTAGAGAATCTGATATGATCTTTACCTTTATCGGAGAGGCATACGGATTTGTCGGTGCAACCGCAGTAATACTATTGTACTTCTATCTATTTTTCCAAATTTTCTATACAGGTATTCGAAGTAACTCAACCTTTAATATTTACATATGCGTCGGCATAGTATTCATGTTAGTTTTCCAAACTGTTGAGAATATTGGAGCATCAATTGGATTACTTCCATTAACAGGTATTCCTCTACCGTTTTTAAGTCAAGGTGGAACTGCTCTTGTATCAACCATGTTAGCTTTAGGTCTGATATTTGGAATGGACTCAAAACAATAA
- a CDS encoding 2-dehydropantoate 2-reductase, translated as MNIVIAGAGAMGSRFGIMLKQAGENVILVDGWQQHIDEINQNGLKANFNGQDVTEFISAYNQNDLSDVDFSADLVILFTKAMQLDNMLQSLDNMLGKDTIVLCLLNGIGHEDVIKKYVDYDNILLGNTMWTAGMEGPGKVTLFGNGSVDLQNLGEGKEDVAQKVADVLTNADLNARVSSDILTSIYRKACVNGTMNGLCTILDSNMADFGDTSVAKPIVQKIVSEFLAVARAENVFLDEEAVIEQINGCFNRETIGLHHPSMYQDLIINNRLTEIDYINGAIVRKGKEYGVPTPYCEFLTQLIHSKEEIVEAK; from the coding sequence ATGAATATAGTTATTGCAGGTGCTGGAGCAATGGGAAGTCGTTTTGGTATTATGTTAAAACAGGCAGGAGAAAATGTGATCTTAGTTGACGGTTGGCAACAACACATTGACGAGATTAACCAAAATGGATTAAAAGCTAATTTTAATGGTCAAGATGTAACAGAATTCATTTCTGCATATAATCAAAATGATTTATCAGATGTTGATTTCTCAGCAGATTTAGTTATTTTATTTACAAAAGCAATGCAACTAGATAACATGCTTCAATCACTTGATAACATGTTAGGCAAAGATACAATTGTACTATGCTTATTAAATGGTATCGGTCATGAAGATGTGATTAAAAAATATGTTGATTATGACAATATTCTACTAGGTAATACAATGTGGACAGCTGGAATGGAAGGTCCTGGTAAAGTGACTCTCTTTGGTAATGGAAGTGTTGACTTACAAAACTTAGGTGAAGGCAAAGAAGATGTGGCACAAAAAGTAGCTGATGTGTTAACGAATGCTGATTTAAATGCACGCGTATCTTCAGATATTCTAACGTCAATTTATCGTAAAGCTTGTGTGAATGGTACGATGAATGGTTTATGTACAATCCTTGACTCAAATATGGCAGACTTTGGTGATACGTCAGTTGCTAAACCAATTGTACAAAAAATTGTATCTGAATTCTTAGCTGTAGCAAGAGCAGAAAATGTCTTTTTAGATGAAGAAGCAGTGATCGAACAAATCAATGGTTGTTTTAACAGAGAAACAATTGGATTGCATCACCCATCAATGTATCAAGATTTGATTATTAATAATCGTTTAACTGAAATTGATTACATCAATGGTGCGATTGTACGTAAAGGTAAAGAATACGGTGTTCCAACCCCTTACTGTGAGTTTTTAACGCAATTAATTCACTCGAAAGAAGAAATCGTAGAAGCAAAATAA
- a CDS encoding WxL domain-containing protein, with protein MRKSRFTSRLLLVLASAMFVSVSVGAETSLDKAPEINASSVAINHKKVLFDNTHGQTAGAADWVIDGAFSDFANALENKGYFVKELRKTTPITLDDLKEYDVFVLPEANIPYKVGEQQAIADYVSQGGAVFYIADHYNADRNKNRIDSSEVFNGYRRGAYYDMTKDMSAEEKNSDAMKDVKSSDWLSDTFGIRFRYNALDNIDNNKQEWIIEEAFGITKDVKKVGLHAGSTLAITDNTRAKGLVYPPKGLTSAHKWGHAVDDGVYNGGGIEEGPYIAISKRDNGKAAFLGDTSLVEDASPKYLREENGKSKKTYDGFKEADDAKILMQLVDWLAEKETYKNFTQSDIVLSEMTKIHDYEQPEKTTEPQDEPWAAPQAGYKWFDSSTFAPGSFGSANKAPAQPQPRTTVVFTDKPVANQLNKATITMEGLTPNSEVKDYQFGVYIPTAQNGFELGSQVAKTKIADGQLSEKIGYSDKFSVKADIKGTASVEVSYFVEFDGEYNFRVKLGKNNVLTQSIRIEKESDTPPTPEDKPSLDYSIIGQIKFNKSDGVVKPVDPENPNDTLTPVNPDGTDTKPGTGGLLSIDYASNFSFGQPMIETTLKNYGAFAQRFKDSDVLRGNYVQVSDKRGTQAGWVLQIVQNNQFKSSNNDELTGAKLVLGNGNIQSPNMLQEGFDVKTMPVHTASSLKATDSSLTGGLELIPGQSHIVLKADKGQGMGTWVLSYGQSKDGNIGLLNDNKPHKSSVILSVPSTANPKEALYESSITYKLSMVPTP; from the coding sequence ATGAGAAAGTCTAGGTTCACTTCGCGTTTGTTACTAGTTCTAGCAAGCGCAATGTTTGTTTCTGTTTCAGTTGGAGCTGAAACATCACTTGATAAAGCACCGGAGATAAACGCTTCAAGTGTGGCAATCAATCATAAGAAAGTGTTGTTTGATAACACACATGGTCAAACAGCAGGAGCGGCAGATTGGGTAATTGATGGTGCTTTTTCTGATTTTGCAAACGCTTTAGAAAATAAAGGCTATTTTGTGAAAGAATTAAGAAAAACAACCCCTATTACTTTAGATGACTTAAAAGAATATGATGTCTTTGTTTTACCTGAAGCTAATATTCCTTATAAAGTTGGTGAACAACAAGCTATCGCAGATTACGTGAGCCAAGGCGGGGCAGTATTTTATATAGCCGATCACTATAACGCCGATCGAAATAAAAATCGTATTGATTCAAGTGAGGTTTTTAATGGTTATCGTCGAGGAGCATATTATGATATGACAAAAGACATGAGTGCAGAAGAAAAAAATTCTGATGCAATGAAAGATGTTAAAAGTAGTGATTGGTTAAGTGATACGTTTGGTATTCGTTTTAGATATAATGCTTTAGATAATATAGATAACAACAAACAAGAGTGGATCATTGAAGAGGCATTTGGTATTACAAAAGATGTGAAAAAGGTTGGTTTACATGCTGGAAGTACGCTAGCCATTACAGATAATACAAGAGCAAAAGGTTTAGTCTACCCACCAAAAGGCTTAACAAGTGCTCATAAATGGGGACACGCAGTTGACGATGGTGTTTATAATGGTGGTGGTATTGAAGAAGGTCCATATATTGCGATTAGTAAACGTGATAATGGTAAAGCGGCCTTTTTAGGCGATACATCATTAGTTGAAGATGCTTCTCCAAAATATTTAAGAGAAGAAAACGGTAAATCGAAAAAAACATATGATGGGTTTAAAGAAGCAGATGATGCCAAAATTTTAATGCAGTTGGTTGATTGGTTAGCTGAAAAAGAAACATATAAAAACTTTACTCAAAGTGATATTGTTTTATCAGAAATGACTAAGATACATGACTATGAACAACCAGAAAAAACGACGGAACCCCAAGATGAACCATGGGCGGCTCCACAAGCCGGATATAAATGGTTTGATTCTTCGACGTTTGCACCTGGAAGTTTTGGTTCGGCTAATAAAGCACCAGCACAACCACAACCAAGAACAACCGTTGTCTTTACTGATAAACCTGTAGCCAATCAATTAAATAAAGCAACAATCACAATGGAAGGTCTAACACCTAATTCAGAAGTGAAAGATTATCAGTTTGGTGTCTATATACCAACAGCTCAGAATGGGTTCGAACTTGGAAGTCAAGTAGCCAAAACAAAAATTGCTGATGGGCAACTAAGTGAAAAAATTGGTTATTCTGATAAGTTCTCAGTGAAAGCTGATATTAAAGGAACAGCAAGTGTTGAGGTTTCTTATTTTGTTGAATTTGACGGAGAGTATAATTTCCGAGTAAAACTTGGTAAAAACAATGTTCTAACTCAAAGTATCAGAATAGAAAAAGAGTCGGACACGCCACCAACACCAGAAGATAAACCATCACTTGATTATAGTATTATTGGACAAATTAAGTTCAATAAATCTGATGGTGTAGTGAAACCAGTTGACCCTGAAAATCCTAATGACACCTTAACACCAGTCAATCCTGATGGAACAGATACTAAACCAGGAACAGGTGGATTATTATCAATTGATTATGCATCTAATTTTTCTTTCGGTCAGCCAATGATTGAAACAACATTAAAAAATTACGGTGCATTTGCACAACGCTTTAAAGATAGTGATGTATTAAGAGGTAATTACGTACAAGTCAGTGATAAACGTGGTACACAAGCTGGATGGGTGTTACAAATTGTACAGAATAATCAATTTAAATCATCTAACAATGATGAATTAACGGGTGCAAAATTAGTACTTGGTAATGGAAATATCCAATCTCCAAACATGTTACAAGAAGGTTTTGATGTAAAAACAATGCCAGTACATACTGCCTCATCTCTAAAAGCAACTGACTCCAGCTTAACAGGTGGGCTTGAATTAATTCCAGGGCAAAGTCATATCGTCTTAAAAGCTGATAAAGGTCAAGGTATGGGAACATGGGTACTTTCTTACGGACAGTCGAAAGATGGAAATATTGGGTTGTTAAACGATAACAAACCACATAAATCATCTGTTATCTTAAGTGTGCCAAGTACAGCTAATCCTAAAGAAGCGTTGTATGAATCAAGTATTACTTATAAATTATCAATGGTGCCAACACCATAA
- a CDS encoding DUF916 and DUF3324 domain-containing protein, producing MKHVLKKIFVLLLFFMITLSFYDTTEANQVGFSVDPKFPSNQLDKDSGYFHIQLKPGNKQQLSIELKNYTDKEITLKTTVASATTNVNGVVDYTPTTNKTDNSLPVDLSKLIKIDKEIVLAANETKQVPVFVSMTNEFVPGVIASGISFEEINSTNQKSLTNQTTVNNKFSYVLALLMQQEASLDVQPELNLGKVMAKDINTKTSISAYIRNVAPAYLNQVKIESTLTKKGEDKPFYQYKKENMQLSPNSVFEFPTFLNGKKLESGEYTYKAVISGMTAELNKEEREKLTWELEDVFHVEKKRAKELNDHDYQVETTKGTSTKWLMLAIVLNIVLITSFVSYVFFKKKKSSN from the coding sequence ATGAAACACGTACTAAAAAAAATCTTTGTCTTGCTATTATTTTTTATGATTACGTTGTCTTTTTATGACACAACAGAGGCAAATCAGGTGGGGTTCTCCGTTGATCCAAAGTTTCCTTCCAATCAATTAGATAAAGATAGTGGGTATTTTCATATTCAGTTAAAACCAGGGAATAAACAGCAATTAAGTATCGAATTAAAAAATTACACTGACAAAGAAATTACTTTAAAAACAACAGTTGCAAGTGCCACTACTAATGTAAATGGAGTGGTTGACTATACACCAACTACTAACAAAACGGACAATAGTTTACCAGTTGATTTATCAAAGTTAATAAAAATTGATAAAGAGATTGTATTAGCAGCTAATGAAACAAAACAAGTACCTGTGTTTGTTTCAATGACCAATGAATTTGTTCCAGGCGTGATTGCTAGTGGGATTTCATTTGAAGAGATTAATTCAACCAATCAAAAATCATTGACAAACCAAACAACGGTGAATAATAAATTTTCGTATGTCTTAGCGTTATTAATGCAACAAGAAGCAAGTTTGGATGTTCAACCTGAACTTAATCTTGGTAAAGTGATGGCAAAGGATATAAATACCAAAACAAGTATTTCAGCCTATATTAGAAACGTTGCTCCTGCATATTTGAATCAAGTAAAAATTGAAAGTACTCTAACAAAAAAAGGTGAGGATAAACCTTTTTATCAGTATAAAAAAGAAAATATGCAACTTTCACCAAACTCAGTTTTTGAATTTCCAACATTTTTGAATGGTAAAAAACTAGAAAGCGGTGAGTATACGTATAAAGCAGTGATTTCAGGTATGACGGCAGAATTAAACAAAGAAGAAAGAGAAAAATTGACATGGGAATTAGAAGACGTGTTTCATGTTGAGAAAAAGCGAGCGAAAGAATTAAACGACCATGATTATCAAGTTGAAACAACTAAAGGGACATCAACAAAATGGTTAATGTTAGCAATTGTTCTAAATATCGTTTTAATTACTTCTTTTGTTAGTTATGTTTTCTTTAAAAAGAAAAAATCGTCAAATTAG
- the trxB gene encoding thioredoxin-disulfide reductase — protein sequence MYDVIIIGAGPGGMTSALYASRSGLSVLVIERGAPGGQLMNTDEVENYPGFNLISGPDLALKMFENSSNFGAEHVYGNVVNIENNGDIKKVVCDGATYEGKTVIIASGSEHRKINIPGEEEYSGRGVSYCAVCDGAFFRNRHLVVIGGGDSAIEEGMYLTQFASKVTIVHRRDKLRAQKILQDRAFKNEKIEFMWNKVPIEINGNDTSVQSIKLEDTKTGEVEDLLADGVFIYIGLDPLTDFVNDLGITTEHGWIKTDAHMSTDIPGIYAIGDVRDTVLRQIATAVGDGSIAGQEVYNYLSSLDD from the coding sequence ATGTATGATGTAATTATTATTGGGGCTGGACCAGGAGGGATGACTTCTGCTTTGTATGCGTCACGTTCTGGATTGTCTGTTTTAGTCATAGAACGCGGAGCTCCTGGAGGACAATTAATGAATACTGATGAGGTTGAAAACTATCCGGGATTCAACTTGATATCAGGCCCAGATTTAGCATTAAAAATGTTTGAAAACTCGTCAAATTTTGGTGCAGAACATGTTTATGGTAATGTGGTAAATATTGAAAACAATGGTGATATAAAAAAAGTTGTGTGTGATGGTGCAACTTATGAAGGTAAAACAGTGATTATCGCCTCAGGTAGTGAACATCGTAAAATCAATATTCCAGGAGAAGAAGAGTATTCAGGTCGTGGTGTTTCTTATTGTGCGGTTTGTGATGGGGCATTCTTTAGAAATCGTCATTTAGTGGTAATTGGCGGAGGAGATTCTGCAATTGAAGAAGGAATGTATTTAACACAATTTGCCAGTAAAGTAACAATTGTGCATAGAAGAGATAAATTAAGAGCACAGAAAATATTACAAGACCGCGCATTTAAAAATGAAAAAATTGAGTTTATGTGGAATAAAGTACCGATTGAAATTAATGGAAATGATACAAGTGTTCAATCAATCAAATTAGAAGACACTAAAACAGGTGAAGTAGAAGACTTGCTAGCAGATGGTGTGTTTATCTATATTGGTCTTGATCCATTAACGGACTTTGTTAATGATTTAGGTATTACTACTGAACATGGATGGATTAAAACAGATGCCCATATGTCTACAGATATCCCTGGTATCTATGCTATTGGAGATGTTCGTGATACAGTTCTAAGACAAATAGCTACAGCTGTTGGTGATGGAAGTATCGCTGGTCAAGAAGTTTATAACTATTTAAGTAGTCTAGATGATTAA
- a CDS encoding TIGR02328 family protein, whose product MRLWHERIIPKLPRQQLLGQHRECCALRGKGWGKPHSTVNYVFDYSPYKLFQYHWLIMEEMKHRGYKPDESWESPLYRGKSIEAYTFLPEVELETPIYPQHNEDYLKECLDNLAQKDIYL is encoded by the coding sequence ATGAGATTATGGCATGAACGAATCATTCCCAAATTGCCAAGACAACAATTATTAGGGCAACATAGAGAGTGTTGTGCGTTAAGAGGAAAAGGATGGGGAAAACCTCATTCGACTGTTAACTATGTTTTTGATTATTCACCTTATAAATTGTTTCAATATCATTGGTTAATCATGGAAGAAATGAAACATCGAGGATACAAACCTGATGAAAGTTGGGAAAGCCCACTTTATCGCGGTAAATCAATAGAAGCATATACTTTTCTACCAGAAGTAGAGCTTGAAACGCCTATTTACCCGCAACACAACGAAGACTATTTGAAAGAATGTCTTGATAATTTGGCACAAAAAGATATTTATCTATAA
- the ccpA gene encoding catabolite control protein A, whose product MEKQTITIYDVAREAAVSMATVSRVVNGNPNVKPATRKKVLEVIERLDYRPNAVARGLASKKTTTVGVIIPDVSNAYFASLARGIDDVATMYKYNIILANSDGNDVKEVNVLNTLLAKQVDGIIFMGHHLTEQIRGEFSRSKTPVVLAGSIDPDNQVGSVNIDYEAATKDATTQLIQSGNKKVAFISGSLLDPINGIQRLKGYKEALKENNVDFNEGLVFEAEYNYKAGLALYERVVNSGATAAVVADDELAVGLLNSLTDNGVKVPEEFEIITSNNSLFTDIARPSVTSISQPLYDIGAVSMRLLTKLMNKEDIDEKNIVLPYGLIQKGSTK is encoded by the coding sequence ATGGAAAAACAAACCATCACAATTTATGATGTGGCAAGAGAAGCAGCTGTTTCTATGGCGACGGTATCTCGTGTCGTTAATGGAAACCCAAATGTAAAACCAGCAACTAGAAAAAAAGTTCTTGAAGTAATTGAGAGACTTGACTACAGACCAAACGCTGTAGCAAGAGGATTAGCAAGTAAGAAAACAACAACAGTAGGTGTTATTATCCCTGATGTAAGTAATGCTTATTTTGCCTCATTAGCTCGAGGTATTGATGACGTGGCAACAATGTATAAATACAATATTATCTTAGCTAACTCTGATGGCAATGATGTAAAAGAAGTAAACGTATTGAATACATTACTAGCTAAACAAGTAGATGGTATTATCTTCATGGGACATCATTTAACTGAACAAATTAGAGGAGAATTTTCTCGCTCGAAAACACCAGTTGTGTTAGCTGGCTCAATTGATCCGGATAATCAAGTTGGCTCAGTTAACATTGATTATGAAGCAGCAACAAAAGATGCCACAACTCAACTCATTCAATCAGGAAATAAAAAAGTAGCCTTTATTTCTGGTTCTTTATTAGATCCAATTAATGGTATCCAACGCTTAAAAGGATATAAAGAGGCGTTGAAAGAAAATAACGTAGACTTTAATGAAGGGTTAGTATTTGAAGCTGAATACAACTATAAAGCAGGCCTTGCGTTGTATGAACGTGTTGTGAATAGTGGAGCAACTGCAGCTGTTGTAGCTGATGATGAATTAGCAGTTGGTTTATTAAATAGTTTAACTGATAATGGTGTAAAAGTACCTGAAGAATTTGAAATCATTACAAGTAATAACTCACTATTTACAGATATCGCTCGTCCAAGCGTGACAAGTATTTCTCAACCGTTATATGATATTGGTGCGGTATCTATGCGTCTATTAACAAAATTAATGAACAAAGAAGATATTGATGAAAAAAATATTGTTTTACCTTATGGATTAATTCAAAAAGGTTCAACTAAATAA
- a CDS encoding GNAT family N-acetyltransferase, translated as MLYFKLPVNHKVSLVKPEINMSNEFFNLVQKNSEHLAEFLDFISLTKEVKDSENFIKRSISQEAQGKENVFFITDNDKIIGCIDLHNIDMTHKKAEIGYWLDKDYTRNNITSDCVNKICQLAFDKLKLNKLIILAEETNMASNLVAKKVGFYLDGIEREDLFRQNKFVTMNKYSLLKSDFKTK; from the coding sequence ATGCTATATTTCAAGTTACCTGTTAACCATAAAGTTAGTTTAGTCAAACCAGAAATCAATATGTCTAACGAATTTTTCAATTTAGTTCAAAAAAATAGTGAACATTTAGCTGAATTTTTAGATTTTATTAGTCTTACTAAAGAAGTAAAAGATAGCGAGAATTTTATAAAACGATCTATTTCCCAGGAAGCACAAGGAAAAGAAAATGTCTTTTTTATAACTGATAATGATAAAATAATCGGTTGTATTGATTTACATAATATTGATATGACACATAAAAAAGCTGAAATTGGCTATTGGTTGGATAAAGATTACACGAGAAATAACATTACCAGTGACTGCGTAAATAAAATTTGCCAACTAGCATTCGATAAATTAAAACTTAACAAATTGATTATTCTTGCTGAGGAAACAAATATGGCAAGTAACTTAGTTGCAAAAAAGGTAGGATTTTACTTAGATGGTATTGAGCGAGAAGATCTATTTAGACAAAACAAATTTGTGACGATGAATAAATACAGTCTGTTAAAATCAGACTTTAAAACAAAATAG
- a CDS encoding DegV family protein, with translation MTKIKIVTDSSCIIPEERLKQIDIHTISLSIMIDGVIYANQNELDPFEFMTMMSNSKTLPKTSQPPIGEFVELYDKLGEDGSDIISIHLTEKLSGTVNTARQAAQLSKSNVTVIDSDYIDQGLGFQVYQAAKMAKEGTYNVDEIVKAVEHVKDNTQLYIGVATLENLVKGGRIGKLVGAVSGFLNMKLLMQLKNGELEVVSKGRGNKTFIKWAKELEKKLSSMSVEYLGMSEASGVEICEEMKTIFKQALPNLTLPIVHTTPLVATHTGKGAFAVMFYTD, from the coding sequence ATGACAAAAATTAAAATAGTGACAGACTCATCTTGTATTATTCCAGAAGAGAGACTAAAACAAATTGATATCCACACCATTAGTTTATCAATCATGATTGATGGTGTCATTTATGCAAATCAAAATGAACTAGATCCTTTTGAGTTTATGACGATGATGTCTAATTCGAAAACATTGCCAAAAACAAGTCAACCGCCTATTGGTGAATTTGTTGAATTATACGACAAATTAGGAGAAGACGGCAGTGATATTATTTCCATCCATTTGACTGAGAAATTGAGTGGTACAGTCAATACTGCAAGACAAGCAGCTCAATTATCTAAATCAAATGTTACAGTGATTGATAGTGATTATATTGATCAAGGACTGGGCTTCCAAGTCTATCAAGCAGCTAAAATGGCAAAAGAAGGCACATACAACGTTGATGAGATTGTAAAAGCTGTTGAACATGTGAAGGATAATACACAGTTGTATATTGGTGTTGCCACACTTGAAAACCTTGTAAAAGGTGGACGTATTGGAAAACTAGTTGGAGCAGTATCAGGTTTTCTTAATATGAAACTTTTAATGCAATTAAAAAATGGTGAGTTAGAAGTTGTCAGTAAAGGACGAGGAAATAAGACGTTTATTAAGTGGGCAAAAGAACTAGAAAAGAAACTTTCTAGCATGTCTGTTGAGTACTTAGGTATGTCAGAGGCATCAGGAGTTGAAATATGTGAGGAAATGAAAACAATTTTTAAACAAGCGTTACCAAATTTAACCCTTCCAATTGTACATACTACACCACTTGTTGCGACACATACTGGTAAAGGCGCATTTGCGGTTATGTTTTACACAGATTAA
- a CDS encoding SGNH/GDSL hydrolase family protein, whose amino-acid sequence MKHFTHRLKYVMFFVVMVIIFSILGLVLVPRADNIHLNNETKETEKRIEMIRLSAVGDSLTEGIGDTTKSGGYLPLLQKNLADMYPVDVFQIENFGKSGDRSDQILKRLKKNEEMQQSVQQANAILLTVGGNDLLQAIQPKIFSKMTTKRLESEKETYYGRLEKLYAELRKLNPDAPIYQLGIYNPFYLNFSDITELQEMVDFWNKSSQNFVNEQENAYFVPINDDIYQGIPEIEKSDDKKKELKSSDSSSLNDLISSEDTFHPNNLGYQIIANAFELKMSATKNKWLK is encoded by the coding sequence ATGAAGCATTTTACGCATCGATTGAAATATGTAATGTTTTTTGTGGTAATGGTTATTATTTTTAGCATACTTGGATTAGTCTTAGTTCCAAGAGCCGATAATATCCATCTAAATAATGAAACGAAAGAAACGGAAAAGCGTATTGAAATGATTCGCTTAAGTGCAGTAGGGGATTCTTTAACAGAAGGGATTGGCGATACAACAAAGTCAGGAGGATACCTACCTTTACTTCAAAAAAATTTAGCAGATATGTATCCCGTTGATGTGTTTCAAATTGAAAACTTCGGAAAATCTGGTGATCGAAGTGACCAAATACTGAAGCGTCTAAAAAAGAATGAAGAAATGCAACAGTCTGTTCAACAAGCTAATGCTATTCTCTTGACTGTTGGAGGTAATGATTTACTGCAAGCTATACAACCTAAAATATTTAGTAAAATGACAACGAAACGTTTGGAAAGTGAAAAAGAAACATATTATGGTAGACTAGAAAAATTGTATGCTGAACTTAGGAAACTTAATCCTGATGCTCCGATTTATCAATTAGGTATTTACAATCCATTTTACTTAAATTTTTCAGATATTACAGAACTTCAGGAAATGGTTGATTTTTGGAATAAAAGCTCACAAAATTTTGTAAACGAGCAAGAAAATGCTTATTTTGTGCCTATAAATGATGATATTTATCAGGGAATTCCAGAAATTGAAAAAAGTGATGATAAAAAGAAAGAATTAAAGTCAAGTGATAGTTCATCTCTTAATGATTTGATCTCCTCCGAAGATACATTTCATCCAAATAATTTAGGTTATCAAATTATTGCCAATGCATTCGAATTAAAAATGTCAGCAACGAAGAATAAATGGTTAAAGTAG